In Paludibacter propionicigenes WB4, the genomic window CTGAAATTGTCGAGAGAACCAAGCTGCAGGTATTCGAACTGTTGAAACAAACCATTCGTCCTGAGTTTTTGAACCGTATTGACGAACTGGTGATGTTTGCGCCGCTCAACGAAACACAGATTGAAGAAATTGTTCGTTTGCAGATTTCGATTATACAGCATACGCTTGCGGGCAACGGTGTACAACTGGAGCTGACCGAGGCTGCCGTGCAGTATATAGCTGCTGAAGGTTTCGATCCTCAATTTGGAGCGCGCCCGGTGAAACGTGCCATACAGAAATATGTCCTTAACGACTTGAGCAAACAGCTTATTGGCGGAGCGGTACATGCCGATCAAACCATAGTGGTAGATTACGACGGAACACGGTTGGTGTTTGGAAATAAATAATCGTAGAGACGCAATACTTTGCATCTCTAACCTACACGCACGGCCGTGCGTCTCTATAAGAATAAACAAACAACCCCGAATGAGATTCATTATTCGGGGTTATTTGCTATTGTAAAAAGAAGAATAATAGCAGATAAAATCCATAAGAATAATCTTAAATAGGCCTTATGTCGGATTTTTGCATTCATTCTCCGTATTTTGATACTTCGGGTACTGTTTGCTAACTGTAATTTTGCAGCATAGAAATTAATAATCGTATTTAGTAATAACAAATAAAAACAAATCGTATGAAAAAGATTCTTTTTAGCATTTTAGCATTGTCATTGTCATTGGTAGCTTCGGCTCAACAATCGTGGTCGAACGACCCTATGCACTCTCGTTTAGGTTTTGTGGTGAAACACCTTACCATTTCTGAAATAAGCGGACAGTTTAGTAATTTCACTGTCAAAGTAAAAACAACTAAGCCTGATTTTATGGATATGAAGGTAAGTGTAGTTGCCAAAACCGCCAGTATCTCTACCGGAGTTGAAATGCGCGATAACCACCTGAAAACTGCAGATTTCTTTGATGTGGAAAAATATCCTGAGCTGACATTCGAAAGCACTTCATTGAAAAAGATTTCGGATAAAAAGTTTGCTCTGAAAGGTAACCTTACGTTGCATGGCGTGACTAAAGTGGTGACGCTGAATGTGACTTACTTCGGTACTGTTGTAAATCCAATGAACCAGAAAAGTACTTCCGGATTTCATATTACTGCAACGGTTAAGCGCTCGGACTTTGGTATTGGACCTAAATTTCCTGAAGCTGTGGTTAGCGACGTAATTAGAATTGTAGCTGATGCCGAATTTAGCAAGGAATAATCGCTCTAACTTTATCACACAAAAATGCAAACGCTGTTTTAGAGTGTTTGCATTTTTTGTTTTTGGTTGTTTGACGTAATACCTAAAACAATGAAGGCTCATTGGTTTTTCCGGCCTCTTCGGTAATTCCGTTGTGAAAATTGCAGACTGCGCTCATCACGCAACTGTCGCACTTAGGGTGGGAGGGACGGCACACTTCGCGACCCATAAACGAAATAGCCATTCCAATATCGTTCCAACGCTCGCGCGGTACGATGGACATAAGCTGTTTTTCTATCTTCTCCGGCTGTGTGCCGGTAGCTATTCCTATTCGTGGAGCAACACGTACCACGTGCAGGTCCACTATAACCCCTTCGGCTTCGTTGCCCGATTCGCGAATAATCACATTGGCCGATTTTCGCCCGATACCGGGCAGCTTAGTAAGCTCAGACATCGTGGTAGGTATGTTATCGTCATCGCCTACCTGCTGCGCCAGTTTCACCAGCCAGCCTGCTTTATTCCCAAAGTTGCGAACCGTGCTGATGTGTTGATGCAATTCTTCCGCACTTGCTTTTGCCAAACTGTTTATAGATGGATAAGCTTCGAAAAAAGCCGAAGCCAGTTCGTTGATGTGCTTGTCCGAATCCTGTGCCGAGAGTATCACCAACACTAATAATTGATAACGGCTTTTATAATCGAGTGGATGCTTGCGGTTAGCGTATTGTTGCATCAATAGTTCCAGATGTTCTTGCCAGTTTTGTTTCATGATAGGTTGGTCGTATTTGTTTTACAAATATATCAACAGTTTTCGATATTCAACAGTTTATATAAGGTAATAAAAAAAAGAAGCTCATTTCTGAACTTCCTTTCTTTTCCTGAGATAAATGGGAATCTAGTTTTTGTACCATTTATCCACCATTTTCTTCATATAAGCAAGGCTACCCTTGGCCAAATCTTCCGAGTTATATTTGGACGGTCTCCACAGTGAGGTAGGTCCAACCAGCTCTTTAATTTCCGAAGAAAAGTTTTCAAGCACCAATGGTCCCTGGTAGTTAATTTCAGCTAGTCCACGGAATAAATCATCCCAATGAACGTTGCCTTCGCCCAGCATACCGCGGTCACTTTCTGTGATGTGCAGATGTTTCAATCGGTTGCCGGCATTAATAATCGGGTTGTAGAAGTTGGGTTCTTCGATGTTCATGTGGAAGGTGTCCAAATGCACCCCGATATTGTCGGTTCCGATAGAATCTATCATTTCCAACACCTCTTCAGCGGCAGTAAATACATAGCTTTCGTAGCGGTTAATCGGCTCCGGAGCAATGGTGATATTGCGCTCACGGGCATAAGCAGCTACTTCGGCAAATATCTGTTGAACGATGAGGCGTTCTGCATTTGTACACGGTTGACCTGTAAACTGACCAATAGCAGAATGTAGCACACCACCCAGAAAATCGCCATCCATTTCAGCCACTTTGTCGATAGCTGCTTTCATAATGGCTGTTGCTTTTTCGGGATAAACCGGTAAATGGCAATTGGCAGGTAAATTCAAGGTACATCTTCCGACAATACCGTAATTGTCGAGTTGTTTTTTTACAGTTTTTGTATCGATATTCAACGATGCAGGCAAAATAATTTCCAGCATATCGAAACCGTATTCCGCTGTTTTCCCAATAGCATAAAGTCCTCCTTCTGGGCTCCAGCCGGGAATAAATGATAATATTGTTGTTCCAAATATAGGCATAATGGTATGTTTTTAAATGTAAAATGTAAAATGTGGAAAGGAAAAACTATGAACTGATCACTGTTAACTGATCACTGTAAACTGATTAAAACAGCCACCATTCCGTTTTTACCCCGATATAGGTTCCCCAACGGTTTTGGTTGATTTGCAGATAGGGTGAATAATGGTTGTTGCGTGCATAATCGTTGTAACGGGCTGCCGAAAATACGAGACGAATGTGTGGTCTGCACCACGGGTCGCGTTTGCCAAGTGCTGCAATAGTGGGTGCAAAGGAGAATTTCCACATACCGGCTTCCGGATTGTCGCCATCTTTTCGTGTAGCGTAGTGTGCTTCTCCAATCAGGTGTAACCAATCGGTGGCATAATACAACAGCCTACCGCCGATAACAATATCCCGTTTTCGATTATACATTTGGGTGCCATTAAAGTATGTATCCATATTGGAACCTGATGAACCGCCATGACTTTGGGTGAATACACCATAACCATTTACACTTAAGTTTCTCGACAGGTTCAACAGAAAATGTTCCACCGTGGTAAACGAGTATGCACGAGTATATTTACCATTTGCATCCGGCGGACCATAGGTTGCCCATGTCCATGTATTTCCATTATCACCACCATTGGCTATTCCGGTTCCGTATCGAACCGCAAATTGATTGAATGAGCCGGGTAGGGGAGTCTTTAGCGGATTGTTGAACTTTATTCCTGCCACCCAACCGTGGTCTGCAGCATACGCTCTCGATGCATTTTGTGACGATGCCGGTACGGAGTGAAATTCACCCAATAGTTTAATCACGCTTCCATCGTTGAACTTAAAGCGGTGCTCAGCTATCCAAACCATTCGCTGGCGAATAGCAGGATTGCTGGCTCCTGCAACGGTAACAGCGTAATTATAAGGATACACACCGGCAGAATCTGTAGATGCAGGCATCAGTAACGAAAGTTCGGTGGTTTTATAGCTTACGCCGAATCCCTGAGCCGAATGATCATCGAAATAGAAATAGTCGCAAATGTGAATGTCATCGTACCGGCGAAAGCGAACTCCTGCCCATGCAGACCATCGGCTACCCATAATATTGCGTGCTTCAATGTAGGTTTCGGGTAGAATTATGGTCAACCCTTTATCTGTGCGGGTGCTGGTATTACCCATAAACTGCCCGTTAGCCGAATACATACCTAACCGCACCTGAAAAGTGACGTTGGTACTGTCTTCTCCGTTGAGTTTGGGCGTAAAATGTATGGCAGGTAATATATCCATATAATCATTTTGCTCCATACGTCCTGCTAAAGAGCCTTGCCCCGATAGATTCAGCGGCTTCCATTGTGTACCTTCTCCGTTTGGCGATAACCCAACACCTATACGTCCGGTTGTTCCCAACGAAAAGTTGGTGTTGGTTATTACCACTTGCGAAAAAACGCAGGTAGGAAATATACAAATCAATAATATAATAAGTGTGTTTCTCATGGCATTGCCTGTTTAATCGTTTAAACAAAGAACTAAAAAAATTATTAACTTTGTAGTTGAAGTTTCCAGATAGTCAAATAATCCAGATAATAATCCGTTTGCCGATATGTGATTTTATTAATCAATGGCTTCTGTTTTTTCTTTGTAACCTTTAATGCCGTAATAAGCTACCACAGTAAAACATATTAATGGAACCACAATTGCTTTCCCTATGCCGAAATGAACTGAAGCCAATCCCATGATAGGTGTAATCAACGCGCCACCGATGATGGCCATAACCAATACTGATGCAGCTAGTTTGGTATGCTCACCCAAATCCCGTATTCCCAATGAGAAAATAGTAGGATACATGATCGACATAAAGAAACTGGTACCAACCAATGCCCAAAGTCCGATTGTGCCGGGAAATGCCAGTGCAACACTGATTAAGCATATATTAATAGCAGCATAAATCCAAAGCAAATTATGTCCTTTAAATTTTTTCATCAACGCAGTTCCAATAAAACGACCGACTGTAAATACTACAAGTGAGATAGTAAGGAAATTGGCTGCGGTTTTTTCAGGAGTTCCGGGAATAGTGCCTTGTATGTAGCGGATTAAAAAGCTCCAGATACAAACCTGTGCCCCTACGTAAAAAAACTGAGCCATAACAGCTTGTTTGAAATGCCGTTTTGCAAAAATGAATTTAAGAGTTTGTCTGGTGGTTGAAGTTCCATGTGCTTCTTCGTCTTTCACAACGGGAAACTTCGTAATCAGAATAACCAGTGCAGCTATGATAATCACTATTCCAATGATTAAATATGGAGTCTGAACGGCATGTACTTCCGACGAATAATAAGCCTTTACAGCTTCCGGCGACATTTTGGCCAACTGATCTTTGGTGTGTTCAACGCCCGAAAGGATGAAATTTTGGCCAATAAGAATTCCTGTTATACAACCGATTGGATTAAATGACTGAGCCAGATTCAAACGCATGGTGGCAGTTTCGGGACTACCCAAAGCCGATACATAAGGATTGCCGGCTGTTTCTAAAAATGTAAGACCTGAAGCAATAACAAAAAGTGCAACCAAAAAGAAGCTATACGACGCATTTTCGGCGGCAGGATAAAATAGTAAAGCGCCTGTAGCAAATAAGAAAAGACCGATGACAATACCTGTTTTGTAATTAAACCGACGCATGATGAGTGAAGCAGGGATAGCCAGTGAAAAATAGCCAAGATAAAAAGCCGATTGTACGAGACCTGATTCAAAATCTGTTAGTACAAAGGTTTTTTTGAACTGTTGGATGAGAATGTCGTTAATACTACCGCCCATTCCCCACATAAAGAATAAACTGACAATAAGAATTAAAGGAAGCACGTAACTGTTCGTTTTTTGTGCAGTGCCTGAAGTTGTTGTTTCAACATCGACCGACTTAACTGATGTTGCATTTGTTGTTTGCATAATAATTAGATTTTATTGGTTTGTTATGAAGTTTGTTTTTGGAAAATATAAGATTCAAGTTTTGCAATATCATAGGCTGGACATGCTCCTTCGTGCGAAGCTACAAAGGCTCCTAGTCCGGTGGCGTAGATCATGCATGTTTCAGGCGATTCGCCTTCAAATTTCTTTGCTAAAAATGCCGCTAAGAATGAGTCACCGCTTCCACAGGTATCTGCTACTTGTACTTTGAAGGCAGGGAATGAGTATGATATTGATTTTGTGTAATAGCTTGCACCTTCTGCACCTTTGGTGACGATTACTTCATCGATATTGAATTCATTCTGTAAAAATCGAACTGAAGCTTCTTCGTCAAATTTGTTATTGGAAAACCAGGTGATGATTAATCCCAATTCTGATTCATTCAGCTTTAGTAGATTGCATTTTTTGAGTAAGTATTCAATTGTTTCTGGCGAATAAAATGGTTGACGCAGGTTGATGTCGAATACATTAAACTTTGCTTTTTCTATGAGTTGATATAGTGTTTCGCGCGATGTTTCATTTCTTGTGACGAGGCTTCCATACACAAAGGCATCTGCTTCGCTTACAAGACTGTCGTTGTCAACTCCGGACGTGATATAATCCCACGAAACTGGTGAATGAATGGAGTAACTCATTTCGTTTCCGGGGAGTACGGTAGCTATAACCTTGCCGGTTTCATAAGCCTGATCAATCTGACAGTTTTCGATGGGAATGTTCCATTCTGTAAGCAATTTCAGCAACTTTTCACCTGCTTCGTCATTTCCTACGCGACTAATCATTCGGCTGTCAACTCCAAATTTGCGTAAATGATATGCTACATTCATAGGTGCTCCACCTGGCTTTGTTTTTGTGGGGAAGATATCCCATAATATCTCTCCGTAACATACTACCGTTTTCTGTTTTTCATTTGTTGTTTTCATGTTCTTAGATTTTTTTGATT contains:
- a CDS encoding YceI family protein — protein: MKKILFSILALSLSLVASAQQSWSNDPMHSRLGFVVKHLTISEISGQFSNFTVKVKTTKPDFMDMKVSVVAKTASISTGVEMRDNHLKTADFFDVEKYPELTFESTSLKKISDKKFALKGNLTLHGVTKVVTLNVTYFGTVVNPMNQKSTSGFHITATVKRSDFGIGPKFPEAVVSDVIRIVADAEFSKE
- a CDS encoding endonuclease III domain-containing protein, which encodes MKQNWQEHLELLMQQYANRKHPLDYKSRYQLLVLVILSAQDSDKHINELASAFFEAYPSINSLAKASAEELHQHISTVRNFGNKAGWLVKLAQQVGDDDNIPTTMSELTKLPGIGRKSANVIIRESGNEAEGVIVDLHVVRVAPRIGIATGTQPEKIEKQLMSIVPRERWNDIGMAISFMGREVCRPSHPKCDSCVMSAVCNFHNGITEEAGKTNEPSLF
- a CDS encoding sugar phosphate isomerase/epimerase family protein, which codes for MPIFGTTILSFIPGWSPEGGLYAIGKTAEYGFDMLEIILPASLNIDTKTVKKQLDNYGIVGRCTLNLPANCHLPVYPEKATAIMKAAIDKVAEMDGDFLGGVLHSAIGQFTGQPCTNAERLIVQQIFAEVAAYARERNITIAPEPINRYESYVFTAAEEVLEMIDSIGTDNIGVHLDTFHMNIEEPNFYNPIINAGNRLKHLHITESDRGMLGEGNVHWDDLFRGLAEINYQGPLVLENFSSEIKELVGPTSLWRPSKYNSEDLAKGSLAYMKKMVDKWYKN
- a CDS encoding carbohydrate porin gives rise to the protein MRNTLIILLICIFPTCVFSQVVITNTNFSLGTTGRIGVGLSPNGEGTQWKPLNLSGQGSLAGRMEQNDYMDILPAIHFTPKLNGEDSTNVTFQVRLGMYSANGQFMGNTSTRTDKGLTIILPETYIEARNIMGSRWSAWAGVRFRRYDDIHICDYFYFDDHSAQGFGVSYKTTELSLLMPASTDSAGVYPYNYAVTVAGASNPAIRQRMVWIAEHRFKFNDGSVIKLLGEFHSVPASSQNASRAYAADHGWVAGIKFNNPLKTPLPGSFNQFAVRYGTGIANGGDNGNTWTWATYGPPDANGKYTRAYSFTTVEHFLLNLSRNLSVNGYGVFTQSHGGSSGSNMDTYFNGTQMYNRKRDIVIGGRLLYYATDWLHLIGEAHYATRKDGDNPEAGMWKFSFAPTIAALGKRDPWCRPHIRLVFSAARYNDYARNNHYSPYLQINQNRWGTYIGVKTEWWLF
- the fucP gene encoding L-fucose:H+ symporter permease; amino-acid sequence: MQTTNATSVKSVDVETTTSGTAQKTNSYVLPLILIVSLFFMWGMGGSINDILIQQFKKTFVLTDFESGLVQSAFYLGYFSLAIPASLIMRRFNYKTGIVIGLFLFATGALLFYPAAENASYSFFLVALFVIASGLTFLETAGNPYVSALGSPETATMRLNLAQSFNPIGCITGILIGQNFILSGVEHTKDQLAKMSPEAVKAYYSSEVHAVQTPYLIIGIVIIIAALVILITKFPVVKDEEAHGTSTTRQTLKFIFAKRHFKQAVMAQFFYVGAQVCIWSFLIRYIQGTIPGTPEKTAANFLTISLVVFTVGRFIGTALMKKFKGHNLLWIYAAINICLISVALAFPGTIGLWALVGTSFFMSIMYPTIFSLGIRDLGEHTKLAASVLVMAIIGGALITPIMGLASVHFGIGKAIVVPLICFTVVAYYGIKGYKEKTEAID
- a CDS encoding carbohydrate kinase family protein, which produces MKTTNEKQKTVVCYGEILWDIFPTKTKPGGAPMNVAYHLRKFGVDSRMISRVGNDEAGEKLLKLLTEWNIPIENCQIDQAYETGKVIATVLPGNEMSYSIHSPVSWDYITSGVDNDSLVSEADAFVYGSLVTRNETSRETLYQLIEKAKFNVFDINLRQPFYSPETIEYLLKKCNLLKLNESELGLIITWFSNNKFDEEASVRFLQNEFNIDEVIVTKGAEGASYYTKSISYSFPAFKVQVADTCGSGDSFLAAFLAKKFEGESPETCMIYATGLGAFVASHEGACPAYDIAKLESYIFQKQTS